The genomic window GGAATCGGGTCTTCTTCGCCTCGGAAGCCCTGTCGATCCTGAACCGTCCCTTCGGCGCAGATCCGATCCTGCCCCGCCGATAGAGCGAAGCCACCCAGGGTGACTACGCCCATTGCGGGCGTGTCGCGCCTGATTATGCCGCGTCAGAAAGAGTTGGCCGTGTCATACGATCAAACTGCGTAACCTCCCACCAGTCGCCCAGGGCGTCGATCAACGGCACAAGCGTCAGGCCGGCAGTCGTCAACCCATAGTCCACTCGGCGCGGATATCCGGGGTGGTCCGTTCTGCTGACGATGCCGATGTCTTCCAGCTTGCGCAGTTCCAGTGTCAGCATGCGGTGCGACACGGTGGGATTGTCGCGCTTCAGATCGCTGAATCGTTTGGAACCGTCCTTCAGGTAATAGATGAGCAAAGACGGCCACCGCCCGCTGAGCGCCCGCATGACCTCTTCGATGGGACAGTCGGAAACGACATCCTTCATGGTCCATGTCCGTTCCGGTTACAGAAAAGTGCCTGATTTACATGGGGCAGGTTCGCTCTAGTTTCCAGTCTCGCTGCGCAGCGTCATCTCTTTAACCAGACCGGTTTGCCGGATGGATCAGCATTCATCCGTAGCCGCGAACTGCTTCAATGGAACAGACCATGCATCCCATCCTGCTCTACGGATTCCCGTCGGGAACCTCCCTCGGACTGATCGCCGCCCTCGAATGGCTGGGCCAACCGTATGACCTCTGCCGCGTCGACATGCTGGGTGAAATGCGTGACCCGAGCTATGCGCGTCTCAACCCCCGACACGAAACACCCGTCCTGATCACCGACGACGGTCGGCCAATCAGCGAAACCGTCGCCATTGCCGCCTATCTGGCAGCGCGCGATCCAGACCGTCGGATCAGTTTCGAGCCTCGATCGGCCCGTTCTGATCGGATGCATCAGTTGATCGGTTTCTTGAACACGGGCTTCACCGGCGCGTTTGGCCCGCTGTGGGCTGCTATGGAGATGGAGACGCCGGACCCGGATTTTCAGGCTGCGCTTCGCCGTTTTGGTCGAGCCGCCGTCATCGAACGTCACGACAAGCTGGAAGACATGGTTGGTGAGAGCCGCTTTCTGGTCGGGGACACGCCTTGCTTGGCGGACGCACTGCTGGCCGGGGTCGCGCGGTGGCTGGAATTCCACGAAGTCGCGGACATCGGGCGATGGCCTAAACTGCACGCCCTGCGCCAGAGAGTCGAAGCCGATCCAGCGGTCCTTTTCGCGACAGCCCTGGAGAATGGAGACCAGCCGCCCGGCAACGGAGCATTGCAAAAGCATGTCCTGCTCACGGACGTCATCTCGCAATACGGACGGTAACGATGAGGAAGCCCGGCAGCGGAACATTCCGCCTGTCGGGTTTCGCAGGACGGTCGTAAGACACACGATGGTCTGATCGAAGCGCGTTCGGTCTTGAACGTTGAGTGAATCAGGAAGACGGCTCGTCAGCGTTTACGCCGAGGCCGCGGGCGGGAAGGTTGTGC from Brevundimonas fontaquae includes these protein-coding regions:
- a CDS encoding winged helix-turn-helix transcriptional regulator encodes the protein MKDVVSDCPIEEVMRALSGRWPSLLIYYLKDGSKRFSDLKRDNPTVSHRMLTLELRKLEDIGIVSRTDHPGYPRRVDYGLTTAGLTLVPLIDALGDWWEVTQFDRMTRPTLSDAA
- a CDS encoding glutathione S-transferase family protein, whose protein sequence is MHPILLYGFPSGTSLGLIAALEWLGQPYDLCRVDMLGEMRDPSYARLNPRHETPVLITDDGRPISETVAIAAYLAARDPDRRISFEPRSARSDRMHQLIGFLNTGFTGAFGPLWAAMEMETPDPDFQAALRRFGRAAVIERHDKLEDMVGESRFLVGDTPCLADALLAGVARWLEFHEVADIGRWPKLHALRQRVEADPAVLFATALENGDQPPGNGALQKHVLLTDVISQYGR